From a region of the Eulemur rufifrons isolate Redbay chromosome 7, OSU_ERuf_1, whole genome shotgun sequence genome:
- the GCNT1 gene encoding beta-1,3-galactosyl-O-glycosyl-glycoprotein beta-1,6-N-acetylglucosaminyltransferase, with protein sequence MLKKLLWRRLFPYPTKFWFMVLVFSLVTFSVVRIHQKPEFVSIRHLQLVGENPSSNINCTKVLQGDVDEIQKVKLEILTVKFRKRSRWTPHDYINMTRDCTSFIKRRKYIMEPLSKEEAEFPIAYSIVVHHKIEMLDRLLRAIYMPQNFYCIHVDRKSEESFLAAVTGIASCFRNVFVASQLESVVYASWSRVQADLNCMGDLYRMSARWKYLINLCGMDFPIKTNLEIVRKLKSFMGENSLETEKMPFHKEERWKKQHVVVNGKLVNTGTVKVRPPLETPLFSGSAYFVVSREYVGYVLEDEKIQKFMEWAQDTYSPDEYLWATIQRIPEVPGSLSLSHKYDLSDMQSVARFVKWQYYEGDVSKGAPYPPCNGIHVRSVCIFGAGDLNWMLRTHHLFANKFDMDVDHFAIQCLDEHLRHKALETLKH encoded by the coding sequence ATGCTGAAAAAGTTGCTGTGGAGAAGACTTTTTCCTTATCCCACTAAATTCTGGTTTATGGTTCTTGTTTTTTCCCTAGTCACCTTCTCTGTTGTAAGGATTCATCAAAAGCCCGAATTTGTAAGCATCAGGCATTTGCAGCTGGTCGGAGAGAATCCTAGCAGTAACATTAATTGCACCAAAGTTTTACAGGGTGATGTAGATGAAATCCAAAAGGTAAAGCTTGAGATACTCACAGTAAAGTTCAGAAAGCGCTCTCGGTGGACACCTCACGACTACATAAACATGACCAGGGACTGTACGTCTTTCATCAAGAGGCGCAAATATATCATGGAACCCCTTAGTAAAGAAGAAGCAGAGTTTCCAATAGCATATTCTATAGTGGTTCATCACAAAATTGAAATGCTGGACAGGCTGCTGAGGGCCATCTATATGCCTCAGAATTTCTATTGCATTCACGTGGACAGAAAATCAGAAGAGTCCTTCTTAGCTGCAGTGACGGGCATTGCGTCCTGTTTCAGGAACGTCTTTGTGGCCAGTCAGTTGGAGAGTGTGGTTTATGCATCGTGGAGTCGGGTTCAGGCCGACCTCAACTGCATGGGGGACCTCTACAGAATGAGTGCACGCTGGAAGTACTTAATAAATCTTTGCGGTATGGATTTTCCTATTAAAACCAACCTAGAAATTGTCAGGAAGCTCAAGTCCTTCATGGGTGAAAACAGCCTTGAAACCGAGAAGATGCCCTTCCATAAAGAAGAAAGGTGGAAAAAGCAGCATGTGGTTGTTAATGGAAAGCTGGTCAACACCGGGACTGTCAAAGTGCGTCCTCCACTGGAAACACCTCTTTTTTCAGGCAGTGCCTATTTTGTGGTCAGCAGGGAGTATGTGGGGTATGTGCTAGAGGatgaaaaaatccaaaagtttatGGAGTGGGCGCAGGACACATACAGCCCAGATGAGTATCTCTGGGCCACTATCCAAAGGATCCCTGAAGTCCCGGGCTCACTCTCCTTGAGCCATAAGTACGACTTGTCTGACATGCAGTCGGTTGCCAGGTTTGTCAAGTGGCAGTACTATGAGGGTGACGTTTCTAAGGGTGCTCCCTACCCACCCTGCAATGGCATCCACGTGCGCTCGGTGTGCATTTTTGGAGCCGGAGACTTGAACTGGATGCTGCGCACACACCACTTGTTTGCCAATAAGTTTGACATGGACGTCGACCACTTTGCCATCCAGTGTCTGGATGAACATCTGAGGCATAAAGCTTTGGAGACATTAAAACACTGA